The DNA window NNNNNNNNNNNNNNNNNNNNNNNNNNNNNNNNNNNNNNNNNNNNNNNNNNNNNNNNNNNNNNNNNNNNNNNNNNNNNNNNNNNNNNNNNNNNNNNNNNNNNNNNNNNNNNNNNNNNNNNNNNNNNNNNNNNNNNNNNNNNNNNNNNNNNNNNNNNNNNNNNNNNNNNNNNNNNNNNNNNNNNNNNNNNNNNNNNNNNNNNNNNNNNNNACATATCTCAAAGCTTCCTTATCTACAAGCAGTGGTGAAGGAAACTTTACGCTTGCATCCACCTGCCCCAATGTTAGTGCCACACAAGTCAGAAGCTGATGTTGAACTATGTGACTTCATGGTACCTAAAAGTTCCCAAATTCTGGTTAATGTATGGGCCATGGGTAGAGATTCAAGTATTTGGACAAACCCAGATGAATTCAGACCTGAAAGATTCTTGGAAAGTGACCTTGATTTTAAGGGTCAAGATTTTGAACTAATACCCTTTGGAGCAGGAAGAAGGATCTGTCCTGGATTGCCATT is part of the Vigna radiata var. radiata cultivar VC1973A unplaced genomic scaffold, Vradiata_ver6 scaffold_357, whole genome shotgun sequence genome and encodes:
- the LOC106779211 gene encoding geraniol 8-hydroxylase-like, with the protein product ISKLPYLQAVVKETLRLHPPAPMLVPHKSEADVELCDFMVPKSSQILVNVWAMGRDSSIWTNPDEFRPERFLESDLDFKGQDFELIPFGAGRRICPGLPLASRTVHIVLASLLCKYNWKLKHGQNPQDMDISEKYGITLHKAQPLLVIPIQA